One window of Halopseudomonas maritima genomic DNA carries:
- the fleN gene encoding flagellar synthesis regulator FleN — translation MGSNHPVQVIAVTGGKGGIGKTNVSVNLSLALADMGRRVVLLDADLGLANVDVLLGLKPKATLADVLEGQCDLRDVMVNGPGGIRVVPAASGAANMVSLSAQQHAGLIQAFSEIGDNIDVLIVDTAAGIGDSVVSFVRAAQEALVVVCDEPTSITDAYALIKLLNRDYGMTRFRVLANMVGTPQEGRMVFAKLAKVTDRFLDVALQYVGAVPFDEAVRKSVQKQRAVFEAFPRSKASLAIRAIAQKVDAWPLPANPRGHLEFFVERLVQPAGTGL, via the coding sequence ATGGGCAGCAATCACCCGGTTCAGGTAATCGCAGTCACCGGCGGCAAAGGCGGCATCGGCAAGACCAATGTGTCAGTCAACCTCAGTCTGGCGCTGGCCGACATGGGGCGGCGCGTGGTGTTGCTCGATGCTGACCTTGGCCTGGCCAACGTCGACGTGTTGCTCGGCCTCAAGCCCAAGGCGACGCTGGCCGATGTGCTTGAAGGCCAGTGCGACCTGCGTGACGTCATGGTCAACGGCCCAGGCGGCATCCGTGTCGTGCCCGCTGCATCCGGTGCGGCCAACATGGTCAGCCTGAGTGCGCAGCAGCACGCGGGCCTGATCCAGGCGTTCAGCGAAATCGGCGACAATATCGACGTGCTGATTGTCGACACCGCCGCCGGTATCGGCGATTCGGTCGTCAGCTTTGTGCGTGCTGCGCAAGAAGCGCTTGTCGTGGTCTGTGACGAGCCCACCTCGATTACCGACGCATACGCGCTGATCAAGCTGCTTAATCGTGACTACGGCATGACCCGTTTCCGCGTGTTGGCCAACATGGTCGGCACACCGCAGGAAGGGCGCATGGTGTTTGCTAAGCTGGCCAAGGTGACTGATCGCTTTTTGGATGTCGCCCTGCAGTACGTTGGCGCTGTCCCCTTTGACGAGGCGGTGCGCAAGTCTGTCCAGAAGCAACGCGCGGTGTTCGAGGCCTTTCCGCGCAGCAAGGCCTCGTTGGCGATTCGGGCAATTGCCCAAAAGGTGGATGCCTGGCCACTACCGGCCAATCCCCGCGGTCACCTAGAGTTCTTTGTCGAGCGCCTGGTGCAGCCGGCAGGAACCGGTCTATGA
- a CDS encoding RNA polymerase sigma factor FliA, translating into MTAQVGRLNMYTRAQGSAEQQDRLVEQYAPLVKRIAYHLLGRLPSSVQVEDLMQAGMIGLLEASRKFDFGKGASFETYAGIRIRGAMLDEVRKGDWAPRSVHRNTRMVSDAMRAVEARLGRDAKDHEVAAELEMSLEEYYAILSDTAGSKLFSFDDLLEAGAPADVQGDEEPLSGLQDERFRAALVEAIDGLPERERLLLSLYYDEELNLKEIGAVLGVSESRVSQLHSQCAARLRTKLTNWRND; encoded by the coding sequence ATGACGGCACAGGTTGGCAGATTGAACATGTATACACGCGCTCAGGGCTCGGCAGAGCAGCAGGATCGCCTGGTCGAGCAGTATGCCCCGCTGGTTAAACGTATTGCCTACCACTTGCTTGGACGCTTGCCCTCCAGCGTCCAGGTTGAAGACTTGATGCAGGCCGGCATGATCGGCCTGCTGGAAGCCTCCCGCAAATTCGATTTTGGCAAAGGCGCCAGTTTTGAAACCTACGCTGGTATCCGTATTCGCGGCGCCATGCTCGATGAGGTGCGCAAGGGCGATTGGGCCCCCCGTTCGGTGCATCGCAATACCCGCATGGTCAGCGATGCAATGCGCGCTGTGGAGGCGCGACTGGGGCGTGACGCTAAAGATCACGAGGTTGCCGCCGAATTGGAGATGAGTCTGGAAGAGTATTACGCCATTCTCAGCGACACCGCCGGCAGCAAGCTGTTCAGTTTTGACGACCTGCTGGAAGCCGGTGCTCCGGCAGATGTGCAGGGCGATGAGGAGCCGTTGAGCGGCTTGCAAGACGAGCGTTTTCGCGCGGCGCTGGTAGAGGCAATCGACGGCCTGCCCGAGCGCGAGCGGTTGCTGCTGTCGTTGTACTACGACGAAGAGCTGAACCTCAAGGAGATCGGGGCGGTGCTGGGCGTCAGCGAATCGCGGGTCAGTCAGTTGCACAGTCAGTGCGCGGCGCGCCTGCGGACGAAGCTGACAAACTGGCGAAATGATTGA
- a CDS encoding chemotaxis response regulator CheY, whose amino-acid sequence MKILIVDDFSTMRRIIKNLLRDLGFTNTAEADDGSTALPMLQSGNFDFLVTDWNMPGMSGIDLLRAVRADERLKHLPVLMVTAEAKRDQIIEAAQAGVNGYVVKPFTAQALKEKIEKIFERVQPK is encoded by the coding sequence ATGAAAATTCTCATCGTTGATGATTTTTCGACGATGAGGCGCATCATCAAGAACCTGTTGCGCGACCTTGGGTTTACCAACACGGCTGAAGCCGACGACGGCAGCACCGCGTTGCCGATGCTGCAGAGCGGCAACTTCGACTTTCTGGTGACCGACTGGAACATGCCCGGTATGAGCGGCATCGATCTGCTGCGCGCGGTGCGCGCTGACGAACGTCTCAAGCACCTGCCTGTGCTGATGGTGACGGCCGAAGCCAAGCGCGACCAGATCATCGAGGCGGCTCAGGCTGGCGTGAACGGCTACGTGGTCAAACCTTTCACTGCGCAAGCGCTGAAAGAAAAGATCGAGAAGATTTTCGAGCGGGTGCAGCCCAAATAA
- a CDS encoding protein phosphatase CheZ, with product MSKDPGQATAQEFEHSLKDNARQLVDHLESGDFAEALLVIHAINQARDRGLYHEVGQLTRALHNAIVNFQIDTTHALGGDNESSKISDASDRLDYVVQLTDKAANRTMDLVETSAPKVSELGQQASALKADWQRLQRREMAADEFRDLYRRVGEFLDRTESVSSDVSSDLNDIVMAQDYQDLTGQVIKRVITLVHDVEQSLVSLVRMAGQVDRITGISHVDLGETKKTSSRGEGPQIHADKREDVVSGQDEVDDLLSSLGF from the coding sequence TTGAGCAAGGATCCCGGTCAGGCAACTGCCCAGGAATTCGAACATTCACTCAAGGACAACGCGCGCCAGCTGGTGGACCACCTTGAGAGCGGCGATTTTGCCGAGGCGTTGCTGGTTATCCACGCCATCAATCAGGCGCGTGATCGTGGTTTGTATCATGAGGTTGGCCAGCTGACCCGCGCGCTGCACAACGCCATTGTCAATTTTCAGATCGACACCACCCATGCCTTGGGCGGTGACAATGAGTCTTCCAAGATTTCCGATGCCTCCGACCGCCTGGACTATGTTGTCCAACTGACCGACAAGGCAGCCAATCGCACCATGGACCTGGTAGAAACCAGCGCCCCCAAGGTCTCTGAGCTGGGCCAGCAGGCCAGTGCGTTGAAGGCTGACTGGCAGCGCTTGCAGCGGCGTGAAATGGCGGCCGACGAATTTCGCGATCTGTATCGTCGTGTCGGCGAGTTTCTCGATCGCACTGAGAGCGTCAGTAGCGATGTCTCCTCCGATCTGAACGACATTGTCATGGCGCAGGATTACCAGGACCTGACCGGTCAGGTGATCAAGCGCGTTATCACCCTGGTGCATGATGTTGAGCAAAGCCTAGTCAGCCTGGTACGTATGGCCGGTCAGGTGGATCGGATCACTGGCATCAGTCACGTTGATCTTGGCGAGACAAAAAAAACCTCTTCCAGGGGTGAAGGTCCGCAGATTCATGCCGATAAAAGAGAAGACGTTGTTTCCGGCCAGGACGAAGTTGATGACCTCCTGTCCAGTCTGGGTTTCTGA
- a CDS encoding chemotaxis protein CheA — protein sequence MSFEADEEILQDFLVEAGEILEQLSEQLVELENRPDDMDLLNAIFRGFHTVKGGAGFLQLDALVACCHIAENVFDILRKGERAVTSELMDVVLQALDTVNSMFDQVRERQEPTPADPALLDALSRLAQPASADEAAAEPEPEAAAVASEVVEAAAVATPAAADNGDITDDEFEQLLDALHGDGGSPSAAPAAAAATAATAGSDDITDDEFEALLDQLHGSGNAPAAVSSPAPAESASDDISDDEFEALLDELHGKGSAPGQQSAGPAAAPEATDADASDHITDDEFEALLDQLHGKGSAPGAVAAAGTPAKPTPAAPPAAKPEPSKPAPTPQSMAKAPAPPAPSASKPAAEAPAADTTVRVDTARLDEIMNMVGELVLVRNRLVRLGVASGDEELGKAVANLDVVTADLQMSVMKTRMQPIKKVFGRFPRVVRDLARNLKKEINLELIGEETDLDKNLVEALADPLVHLVRNSVDHGIELPAEREASGKPRTGKVVLSAQQEGDHILLTIVDDGKGMDPEVLRTKAVEKGMMEKDAADRLSDSECFNLILAPGFSTKTEISDVSGRGVGMDVVKTKISQLNGTINIESTKGQGSRIAIKVPLTLAIMPTLMVMLADQAFALPLVSVNEIYSLDLSRTNVVDGQEVIIVREKALPLFYLKHWLMPGVEDTSDHSAASVVIVSVGTQRVGFVVDQLVGQEEVVIKPLGRMLQGTAGMAGATITGDGRIALILDIPSLLKRYARRM from the coding sequence ATGAGTTTCGAAGCGGATGAAGAGATTCTCCAGGACTTTCTGGTCGAGGCCGGGGAGATTCTCGAGCAATTATCCGAACAGTTGGTTGAGCTGGAAAACCGGCCCGACGACATGGATCTGCTCAATGCCATCTTCCGCGGCTTTCACACCGTCAAGGGCGGCGCCGGCTTTCTGCAGCTCGATGCTCTGGTAGCGTGCTGTCACATTGCGGAAAACGTATTCGATATCCTGCGCAAGGGCGAACGCGCCGTTACCTCCGAGCTGATGGATGTGGTGCTACAGGCGCTGGATACCGTCAACAGCATGTTCGATCAGGTTCGTGAACGTCAGGAGCCGACCCCCGCAGATCCTGCCTTGCTTGATGCGCTGTCGCGGTTGGCGCAGCCTGCATCGGCTGACGAAGCGGCTGCTGAGCCCGAGCCTGAAGCTGCAGCAGTCGCATCCGAGGTTGTCGAGGCAGCGGCGGTGGCGACGCCAGCGGCTGCTGATAACGGCGACATCACCGACGACGAGTTTGAGCAGCTGCTAGACGCGCTCCATGGCGATGGCGGCAGCCCCTCTGCGGCGCCGGCGGCAGCCGCAGCGACCGCGGCGACCGCGGGCAGTGATGATATTACCGATGACGAGTTCGAAGCGCTGCTGGATCAGTTGCACGGCAGCGGCAACGCGCCCGCCGCGGTCAGCAGCCCTGCGCCTGCGGAGTCGGCGTCTGACGACATCAGCGACGACGAGTTTGAGGCGCTGCTGGACGAGCTGCATGGCAAGGGCTCGGCGCCCGGCCAGCAGAGCGCGGGTCCTGCTGCTGCGCCAGAGGCGACAGACGCAGATGCATCGGATCACATTACCGATGACGAATTTGAAGCGCTGCTGGATCAGCTGCATGGCAAGGGTAGTGCGCCGGGCGCTGTGGCTGCCGCTGGCACGCCAGCCAAGCCGACGCCAGCTGCGCCACCCGCTGCCAAACCTGAACCCAGCAAACCGGCGCCAACACCTCAATCGATGGCCAAGGCGCCTGCTCCGCCAGCGCCGTCAGCGAGCAAGCCAGCCGCGGAGGCGCCCGCCGCCGATACCACGGTGCGTGTAGATACCGCCCGGCTGGACGAAATCATGAACATGGTTGGCGAGCTGGTGCTGGTGCGTAACCGCCTGGTCCGCCTGGGCGTGGCCAGCGGCGATGAAGAGCTGGGCAAGGCGGTGGCCAATCTGGATGTGGTGACCGCCGACCTGCAGATGTCGGTCATGAAGACCCGCATGCAGCCGATCAAGAAGGTATTCGGCCGCTTCCCCCGGGTGGTACGTGACCTGGCGCGTAACCTGAAGAAAGAAATCAACCTTGAGCTGATCGGTGAAGAGACCGACCTGGACAAAAACCTGGTCGAAGCGCTTGCCGATCCGCTGGTGCACCTGGTGCGTAACTCGGTTGACCACGGCATTGAACTGCCGGCTGAGCGCGAAGCCTCCGGCAAGCCGCGCACCGGTAAGGTCGTGCTGTCGGCCCAGCAAGAAGGTGATCACATCCTGCTGACCATTGTCGATGACGGCAAGGGCATGGACCCTGAGGTGCTGCGCACCAAAGCAGTCGAGAAGGGCATGATGGAGAAGGACGCGGCCGATCGCCTGAGCGACAGCGAGTGCTTCAACCTTATCCTGGCCCCCGGCTTTTCCACCAAGACCGAAATCTCCGACGTGTCGGGCCGTGGTGTGGGCATGGACGTGGTCAAAACCAAGATTTCCCAGCTCAACGGCACCATCAATATCGAGTCGACCAAGGGGCAGGGCTCGCGCATTGCCATCAAGGTCCCGCTGACGCTCGCCATCATGCCGACGCTGATGGTCATGCTGGCCGATCAAGCCTTTGCCCTGCCGTTGGTCAGCGTGAACGAGATCTACAGCCTGGACCTGTCGCGTACCAATGTGGTGGACGGCCAGGAAGTCATCATCGTGCGTGAAAAGGCGCTGCCGCTGTTCTACCTCAAGCACTGGCTGATGCCGGGTGTCGAGGATACCAGCGACCATTCCGCCGCCAGTGTGGTGATCGTGTCGGTCGGCACCCAACGGGTTGGCTTTGTTGTCGACCAGCTGGTTGGTCAGGAAGAGGTGGTGATCAAGCCGCTGGGGCGCATGCTGCAGGGTACCGCTGGCATGGCCGGCGCCACCATCACCGGCGACGGACGCATTGCGCTGATTCTGGATATCCCCAGCCTGCTCAAGCGCTACGCGCGACGCATGTGA
- a CDS encoding protein-glutamate methylesterase/protein-glutamine glutaminase: MAVKVLVVDDSGFFRRRVTEILAGDPQIQVVGTATNGREAIEQTLALHPDVITMDYEMPIMDGIEAVRQIMQRCPTPVIMFSSLTYEGARVSLDALDAGAADYLPKNFEDISRNPDKVRQLLCERVQALARTNRRSLGLGSSVPAGPPASSLSAPARSIGGHATAAAPRPAAAPTTPAKTSPAPRKRSYKLVAIGTSTGGPVALQKVLTQLPANFPAPLLLVQHMPAAFTKAFAERLDKLCRISVKEAEDGDTLRPGRALLAPGGKQMMVDSRGVVRILPGDERLNYKPCVDVTFGSAAKAFQDKVLAIVLTGMGADGREGARLLKQSGSAVWAQDEASCVIYGMPMAVAKANLADGIYPLDDIGRYLAEIG, translated from the coding sequence ATGGCGGTTAAGGTGCTGGTGGTCGATGATTCGGGTTTCTTTCGCCGCCGGGTGACTGAGATCCTGGCAGGTGACCCGCAGATTCAGGTGGTGGGTACGGCCACCAATGGGCGCGAGGCCATCGAGCAGACTCTGGCGCTGCACCCTGACGTAATCACCATGGATTACGAAATGCCGATCATGGATGGCATCGAAGCCGTCCGCCAGATCATGCAGCGCTGTCCTACACCGGTCATCATGTTCTCCTCCCTGACCTATGAGGGGGCTCGCGTTAGTCTTGATGCACTGGACGCCGGCGCCGCTGACTATCTGCCGAAGAACTTTGAGGATATCTCGCGCAACCCGGATAAGGTGCGTCAATTGCTGTGCGAACGCGTTCAGGCGCTGGCGCGCACCAACCGGCGCTCCCTGGGGCTTGGCAGCAGCGTGCCCGCAGGGCCGCCCGCCAGTAGCCTGAGCGCTCCGGCGCGCAGCATCGGCGGCCATGCAACAGCCGCAGCGCCGCGCCCTGCTGCGGCTCCTACCACGCCAGCGAAAACCAGCCCGGCGCCGCGTAAGCGCAGCTACAAGCTGGTAGCCATTGGTACCTCAACCGGCGGCCCGGTGGCGTTGCAGAAAGTTCTCACCCAGTTGCCAGCGAACTTCCCGGCACCCTTGTTGCTGGTTCAGCACATGCCGGCTGCTTTCACCAAGGCGTTTGCCGAGCGCCTGGACAAACTCTGCCGGATTTCTGTCAAGGAGGCCGAAGACGGTGACACCCTGCGTCCTGGTCGTGCCTTGCTGGCGCCCGGCGGCAAGCAGATGATGGTGGATTCACGCGGTGTGGTGCGCATCTTGCCGGGCGATGAGCGCCTAAACTACAAGCCCTGCGTGGATGTGACCTTTGGCTCGGCCGCCAAGGCCTTCCAGGACAAGGTGCTGGCAATTGTGCTGACTGGTATGGGGGCTGATGGCCGGGAAGGGGCACGGCTGCTCAAGCAGTCCGGCAGCGCAGTCTGGGCGCAGGACGAGGCCAGTTGCGTAATCTACGGTATGCCGATGGCAGTGGCCAAGGCCAATCTGGCCGACGGCATCTACCCGCTGGATGATATCGGCCGTTACCTGGCAGAGATCGGCTGA
- a CDS encoding flagellar motor protein, whose protein sequence is MDILSIIGVILAFVAIIGGNYLEGGHASALLNGPAALIVIGGTLGAAFIQTPLTVFKRALVIFRWIIFPPPNRMREGIGQIINWSTIARKEGLLGLESLAELEPDAFARKGLQLLVDGSEPEALRSILEVDLVNREHGDLMAAKVYESMGGYSPTIGIIGAVMGLIHVMGNLADPSRLGAGIAVAFVATIYGVALANLLLLPVAAKLKSVVLQQSKYREMLLEGLLSIAEGENPRSIEMKLEGFLD, encoded by the coding sequence ATGGATATCCTCAGCATCATCGGTGTCATTCTGGCGTTTGTCGCCATTATTGGAGGCAATTACCTGGAGGGCGGCCATGCAAGCGCCCTGCTGAATGGGCCGGCGGCGCTGATTGTCATTGGCGGTACGCTGGGGGCGGCCTTCATCCAGACCCCGCTGACAGTGTTCAAGCGCGCGCTGGTGATCTTTCGCTGGATTATCTTTCCGCCGCCCAATCGCATGCGCGAAGGCATTGGCCAGATCATCAACTGGAGCACCATCGCAAGGAAAGAAGGGTTGCTTGGGCTGGAATCGCTGGCTGAACTGGAGCCCGATGCCTTTGCCCGCAAGGGGTTGCAGCTATTGGTCGATGGCAGTGAGCCGGAGGCGCTACGCAGCATTCTTGAGGTCGACCTGGTCAACCGCGAGCACGGCGACCTGATGGCGGCAAAAGTCTACGAAAGCATGGGCGGCTACTCGCCGACCATTGGCATCATCGGCGCTGTGATGGGGCTGATCCATGTGATGGGTAACCTGGCGGACCCGTCACGGCTGGGGGCTGGGATTGCGGTGGCCTTTGTCGCGACCATCTATGGTGTAGCGCTGGCCAACCTGCTGCTGCTGCCGGTTGCGGCCAAGCTCAAGTCGGTAGTGCTGCAGCAATCCAAGTATCGCGAAATGCTGCTGGAGGGGCTGCTGTCCATCGCTGAAGGTGAAAATCCACGTTCGATTGAAATGAAGCTCGAAGGCTTCCTCGACTGA
- the motD gene encoding flagellar motor protein MotD, translating into MRRNRQQEHENHERWLVSYADFITLLFAFFVVMYSISSVNEGKYKVLSDTLEGAFNQPQRSMDPIQIGDQLPRGIAQANTDASGAGTPDASSQALQDITSAMQAAFGELIEAGELEVRGNEMWVEIELSSGLLFPSGDALPLDAAFDLVERIAGILKPYDNPVHVEGFTDNIPIRSGRYPTNWELSAARAATVVRMLGNGGVNPDRLAAVGYGEFRPVADNSTEAGRRANRRVVLLVSRYLDRRHEPFSGPGEGVDGMREARLPAAQEASGTGSASNQLR; encoded by the coding sequence ATGCGCCGCAATCGACAGCAAGAGCACGAAAATCACGAACGTTGGCTGGTGTCCTACGCTGACTTCATAACCCTGCTGTTCGCTTTTTTTGTGGTCATGTACTCCATCTCCTCGGTTAATGAAGGCAAGTACAAGGTGTTGTCGGACACCCTGGAAGGCGCCTTTAATCAGCCCCAGCGCTCGATGGACCCCATACAAATTGGCGATCAGCTGCCGCGTGGCATAGCGCAAGCGAACACCGACGCTAGTGGGGCCGGTACGCCGGATGCCAGTAGCCAGGCGCTGCAGGACATCACCAGCGCCATGCAGGCCGCGTTTGGTGAGTTGATTGAGGCTGGTGAGCTGGAGGTTCGCGGCAATGAGATGTGGGTTGAAATCGAGCTGAGTTCGGGGCTGCTGTTTCCCAGCGGCGACGCGCTACCGCTGGACGCGGCTTTTGATCTGGTCGAACGCATCGCTGGCATTCTCAAGCCCTACGATAACCCCGTGCACGTCGAGGGTTTCACCGACAATATCCCGATTCGTTCAGGGCGTTACCCTACCAATTGGGAGCTGTCGGCGGCGCGCGCTGCCACGGTAGTGCGCATGCTAGGCAACGGGGGGGTGAACCCTGACCGCCTTGCTGCCGTGGGCTATGGTGAATTCAGGCCAGTGGCTGATAACAGCACTGAAGCCGGTCGACGAGCGAACCGCCGGGTTGTGCTGCTGGTTTCGCGTTACCTTGATCGTCGTCATGAGCCCTTTAGCGGTCCGGGCGAAGGGGTGGATGGCATGCGCGAGGCGCGGTTGCCTGCTGCGCAGGAGGCTTCTGGCACGGGTTCTGCATCGAATCAGCTTCGCTAG
- a CDS encoding ParA family protein, producing MRVWAVANQKGGVGKTTSAVALAGLLADQGQQVLVVDLDPHGSMTSYFGHDPDQLTSSVFNLFQHNGQVPDGLAAALLKDTSHPNIRLMPSSTSLATLERQSAAQGGYGLVISRALAQLWNDYQFVIIDSPPLLGVSMINALAACEQLIIPVQTEFLALKGLERMVHTLNMVNRSRKQALPFTIVPTLFDRRTQASLNTLRLLRRDYAEHLWQAYIPIDTKLRDASLAGVVPSQLDGNARGVLAYRALLRYLLAQSLSRGEQVA from the coding sequence ATGAGAGTCTGGGCTGTCGCCAATCAAAAGGGTGGGGTGGGTAAGACCACGTCGGCCGTGGCGTTGGCCGGCTTGTTGGCGGACCAGGGCCAGCAGGTTCTGGTGGTGGATCTTGACCCGCATGGCTCGATGACCAGTTATTTCGGTCACGACCCGGACCAGCTCACCAGCAGTGTCTTCAATCTGTTCCAGCACAATGGACAGGTGCCCGACGGTCTGGCCGCCGCACTGCTCAAGGACACTTCCCACCCGAATATCCGTCTGATGCCCTCAAGCACCTCGCTGGCTACGCTGGAGCGTCAGTCCGCGGCCCAGGGTGGCTATGGTCTGGTTATCTCTCGGGCGTTGGCACAGCTGTGGAATGACTACCAGTTTGTGATCATCGACAGTCCGCCGCTGCTGGGTGTCTCGATGATCAACGCACTCGCCGCGTGCGAGCAGTTGATCATCCCGGTGCAGACCGAGTTTCTGGCACTCAAGGGTCTGGAGCGAATGGTGCACACCTTGAATATGGTCAACCGCTCGCGCAAGCAGGCGCTGCCCTTTACCATCGTGCCGACACTGTTTGACCGCCGCACCCAGGCCTCGCTCAATACCTTACGGCTGCTGCGTCGTGACTATGCCGAGCATCTGTGGCAAGCCTATATTCCGATCGATACCAAGCTGCGTGATGCCAGTCTGGCAGGTGTAGTGCCATCGCAACTGGATGGTAATGCCCGTGGCGTCCTGGCCTATCGTGCGCTGCTGCGTTACCTTCTCGCGCAGTCCCTGAGCCGTGGTGAGCAGGTTGCCTGA
- a CDS encoding CheW domain-containing protein, translating into MNKPQLPVQQYVPEQTIQHYLDALLQDAAEELARAEEVVPAAPPVAEEPPREAVVHRLERSVEVVPEREPEVEPAPSAPPPAPATAAWRDEPFEALLFDVGGLKLAVPLVLLGTIYPLEGEITPLFGQPDWFLGILATPAGNLKVLDTARWVMPERYSSDLKDSLSFVISVEGFDWGMAVHGVQQSIRLSPDQVKWRSQQGKRPWLAGTVIEHMCALLDVSALAELIIGNTGRGAAGNAVAPALG; encoded by the coding sequence ATGAACAAGCCCCAGTTACCCGTCCAGCAATACGTCCCCGAACAGACCATCCAGCATTACCTGGATGCGCTGCTGCAGGATGCGGCCGAGGAGCTGGCGCGTGCGGAAGAGGTGGTGCCGGCTGCGCCGCCGGTGGCAGAAGAGCCGCCCCGTGAGGCGGTTGTCCACCGGTTGGAACGCTCAGTTGAAGTGGTGCCCGAGCGCGAGCCTGAGGTCGAGCCCGCACCCAGTGCGCCGCCGCCTGCCCCTGCGACTGCGGCATGGCGAGATGAGCCATTTGAGGCGCTGTTGTTTGATGTGGGCGGCCTAAAGCTGGCGGTGCCGCTGGTGCTGCTCGGCACTATTTATCCGCTGGAAGGGGAGATTACCCCGCTGTTCGGTCAGCCGGATTGGTTTTTGGGCATCCTGGCCACGCCAGCGGGTAACCTCAAGGTGCTGGATACCGCGCGCTGGGTTATGCCCGAGCGCTACAGTTCGGACCTCAAAGACAGTCTGAGCTTTGTTATTTCAGTTGAAGGCTTCGATTGGGGGATGGCGGTACACGGCGTGCAGCAGTCCATCCGCCTCAGCCCCGATCAGGTTAAATGGCGCTCCCAGCAGGGCAAGCGTCCGTGGCTGGCGGGTACGGTAATCGAACACATGTGCGCGCTGCTGGATGTCTCGGCATTGGCCGAGCTGATTATCGGCAATACCGGGCGTGGCGCCGCTGGTAATGCCGTAGCGCCAGCATTAGGATAA
- a CDS encoding chemotaxis protein CheW — protein sequence MKNDSGQGAEDPILQWVTFRLDNETYGINVMQVQEVLRHTEIAPVPGAPAYVLGIINLRGNVVTVIDTRQRFGLSPAPITDNTRIVIIEADKQVVGILVDSVAEVVYLRQSEIETAPNVGTDESAKFIQGVCNKNNELLILVDLEKMMTEDEWAELSGF from the coding sequence ATGAAAAACGATTCGGGACAAGGTGCTGAAGATCCGATCCTGCAATGGGTGACCTTCCGGCTGGATAACGAGACCTACGGCATCAACGTGATGCAGGTGCAGGAAGTGCTGCGACACACCGAGATTGCACCAGTGCCGGGTGCGCCGGCTTATGTGCTGGGTATCATCAACCTGCGTGGTAACGTGGTCACCGTGATCGACACGCGTCAGCGCTTTGGCCTGAGCCCTGCGCCGATCACAGACAACACCCGTATCGTGATTATCGAGGCAGACAAGCAGGTGGTTGGCATTCTGGTCGACTCGGTGGCAGAAGTGGTTTACCTGCGTCAGTCCGAGATCGAGACCGCGCCTAACGTCGGCACTGATGAGTCGGCCAAGTTTATTCAGGGCGTGTGCAACAAGAACAACGAACTGCTGATTCTGGTCGATCTGGAAAAGATGATGACCGAAGACGAGTGGGCCGAGCTGTCAGGGTTCTGA
- a CDS encoding DUF2802 domain-containing protein, with translation MNEPWLLLVLGGLLGILLAALAVLFMQIRRVPVDQQQLEARLQARIEQLSRELATFQQGNIRMGEELTALGQHIKRLEDKQLKLEQHDPQSLPYNQAARLVGMGASIEDLTQSCGLSKAEAELFVKLHASRQA, from the coding sequence ATGAATGAACCCTGGTTGCTGTTGGTACTCGGTGGGCTGCTGGGCATTTTGCTGGCAGCCCTGGCAGTGCTGTTCATGCAGATACGCCGCGTGCCGGTTGATCAGCAGCAACTGGAGGCGCGGCTGCAGGCTCGGATAGAGCAGTTGTCGCGCGAGCTGGCGACCTTCCAGCAGGGTAATATCCGCATGGGTGAAGAGCTCACCGCGCTTGGTCAGCACATCAAGCGTCTGGAAGACAAACAGCTCAAGCTGGAGCAGCACGATCCGCAGTCCCTTCCTTACAATCAGGCCGCCCGGCTGGTTGGGATGGGCGCCAGTATTGAAGATCTGACCCAGTCCTGTGGTCTATCCAAGGCCGAAGCTGAATTATTCGTCAAGTTGCACGCCTCCCGCCAGGCTTGA
- a CDS encoding EscU/YscU/HrcU family type III secretion system export apparatus switch protein, translating into MSDAREAIALVYDGGEQAPTITAKGEGDLAEQIVQLAMQYEVPIYENADLARMLARMELGDQIPEALYRTIAEIIGFAWYIKGRRPKGFDPDGGKEKPLRLESKKRE; encoded by the coding sequence ATGAGCGATGCACGCGAAGCCATCGCCCTGGTCTACGACGGCGGCGAGCAGGCGCCCACCATCACCGCCAAAGGCGAAGGTGATCTGGCCGAACAGATCGTTCAGTTGGCGATGCAGTATGAGGTACCGATTTACGAGAATGCAGACCTTGCGCGCATGCTCGCGCGCATGGAGCTGGGTGATCAGATTCCAGAGGCGCTGTATCGCACTATCGCCGAGATCATAGGCTTTGCCTGGTATATCAAGGGCAGGCGACCGAAAGGCTTTGACCCTGATGGCGGCAAAGAAAAGCCGTTACGGCTAGAGAGCAAGAAAAGGGAGTAA